A single region of the Vicia villosa cultivar HV-30 ecotype Madison, WI linkage group LG4, Vvil1.0, whole genome shotgun sequence genome encodes:
- the LOC131597218 gene encoding uncharacterized protein LOC131597218 — MEALTNVTKGQDDLRVLVENSRRVENGGHSRLFDDVSGRIDDHHDPIEFDRLGGHYNPFNQNHGFPPPSPSQEAERYRLIEERLRAVEGKGVLGMDINDLGLVPGVRIPPKFKDSLAGASLEWYVQLERTHIHSWRDLVEAFIKHYQYNVDMAPNRTQLQSLVQGSKESFKEYAQKWHELAARVQPPMTEREMIDMFTSTLSGHYYLPCSASANFSEMLGASSNTPSGKKQAEGYALRKEGNADAIYGRRGSGRSNSQVNAVMIPVSQQHQQGHHSNTDRYPPRTRPHRKIDPIPMTYAQVLQHLLKIKKITLRDAPSAPDTQSPNYNANVRCAFHSGAAGHDTERCIALKNKVQDLLDQKIIQFTPTPNIVNNPMPAHGGSGVNAVGSEGIRVVSEVSCLTFPLVSAKQHLVNSGIFPGCGVDCENCKRQPEGCADLKSMVQRLIDEGPLQFYRRLRGAKSNGGEVIPYEEQPAALMITVPGPIPYESEKAVPWHYGSDVYYYGTREESEPSKEKLVEASVANTDNFAGTGRITRSGRVFSPQPIQNNADALAKAKGKQVVTDVQNPPIQNGAPDIAVSSQDVE; from the exons atggaagcattgactaatgtgacTAAGGGGCAGGATGACTTGCGAGTTCTCGTCGAGAATTCCAGAAGGGTTGAGAATGGAGGACATTCGAGGCTGTTTGACGATGTGTCTGGTAGGATTGACGATCATCATGATCCGATTGAGTTTGATCGCTTGGGAgggcactataatcctttcaatcagaATCATGGGTTTCCACCTCCATCTCCGTCTc AGGAAGCCGAGAGGTATCGTCTGATTGAAGAACGTCTCAGAGCtgttgaaggcaaaggggtgttaggcatggatatcaatgacttggggttGGTTCCGGGTGTGAGGATTCCAccgaaattcaaa gatagcttGGCTGGAGCTTCCTTGGAGTGGTATGTTCAACTCGAACGCACTCATATtcattcttggagagatcttgtggaggctttCATTAAGCACTATCAGTACAATGTTGACATGGCGCCTAATCGAACTCAGTTGCAGAGTTTGGTTCAAGGAtctaaagaatctttcaaagagtacgctcagaaatggcaTGAGTTAGCTGCAAGAGTTCAACCACCTATGACTGAACGTGAGATGATTGACATGTTCACCAGTACTTTGTCTGGACACTATTACTTGCCCTGCAGTGCTTCAGCCAACTTTtctgaaatg TTGGGAGCTTCTTCTAATACTCCTAGTGGTAAGAAACAAGCTGAGGGTTATGCTCTAAGGAAGGAAGGAAATGCGGATGCCATATATGGTAGAAGGGGTTCAGGGAGAAGCAATTCACAGGTGAATGCTGTCATGATCCCAGTATCGCAACAACATCAGCAAGGACATCATTCCAATACTGATCGCTATCCTCCCAGGACCAGGCCTCACAGAAAGATTGAtccgattcctatgacttatGCTCAAGTGTtgcaacatttgctcaagattaagaagattactttgagagatgctccgaGTGCTCCGGACACACAATCTCCGAATTACAATGCAAACGTACGATGTGCTTTCCACTCAGGTGCCGCTGGCCATGATACAGAGAGGTGCATTGCACTGAAGAACAAAGTCCAGGACTTGTTGGATCAAAAGATAATTCAATTCACTCCTACACCCAATATCGTCAATAATCCGATGCCTGCTCACGGAGGTTCGGGTGTGAATGCCGTTGGGAGTGAAGGGATAAGGGTTGTATCTGAAGTGAGTTGTTTGACCTTCCCTCTTGTGTCTGCAAAGCAACATCTGGTCAATAGTGGCATCTTCCCGGGTTGTGGTGTTGACTGTGAGAATTGCAAAAGGCAACCTGAAGGTTGTGCTGATTTGAAGAGTATGGTACAAAGGCTGATTGATGAGGGTCCTCTTCAGTTTTATCGAAGGTTGAGAGGCGCGAAGAGTAATGGCGGTGAAGT TATCCCGTATGAGGAACAACCAGCGGCGTTGATGATTACCGTGCCTGGGCCTATTCCATATGAGAGTGAGAAGGCCGTCCCTTGGCATTATGGTTCAGACGTGTATTACTATGGCACGAGGGAAGAGAGTGAGCCGTCTAAAGAGAAGCTTGTTGAGGCCTCAGTTGCAAACACTGATAACTTCGCCGGTACTGGTAGAATCACTCGCAGTGGTAGGGTGTTCTCTCCTCAGCCTATTCAAAAcaatgcagatgctttggctaaggcCAAAGGAAAGCAAGTAGTGACTGATGTCCAGAATCCTCCAATTCAGAATGGGGCACCTGATATTGCTGTGTCTTCCCAGGATGTGGAGTAA
- the LOC131597219 gene encoding uncharacterized protein LOC131597219, with the protein MDIPTDTVKERTKHTRAYNIPGIDVSGLIGLSSRLEGEVLRDFNHDYGNLLSILNTSFDPMALITLFQFYDPHLRCFTFQDYQLVPTLEEFSYILNIRITDDVPFVRVPEVVRFAKVAEALHMGIKEVERNWKSSGGVSGFYLCFLISKAEDAAKKEHWVDFSRLLAIMIYGIVLFPSRENFMSLAAIYVFMNKNPVPTLLADALFSIHARSKKGGYVVGSCLPLLYRWFMLHLPVRGPFVLKKSSLKWSDRIVNLTSYDIRWNYCVGKVWSIITSCGQYPNVPLMGTRGCISYNPTLAYRQLGYAMERAQNDVEAFESVYFADGKDPLELEKIAYAWTKVHKRDQNTLSKKVPIAMGPYRKWVEARVENLLLPFARSCPLYEQPPTVLSDTVAAELYIQTEANNIKLKSKDREVGLERYFQDCEKAELARKLKHAQGEGSSMTHAQRRSHDLMEESLYRKQQECAKLRRSENNSKRRMQDSEKQLMEEKAKSALLEEELASLRSQRRGNGGAHPITRRS; encoded by the coding sequence ATGGACATTCCTACTGATACTGTCAAAGAACGCACGAAGCATACCAGAGCTTACAATATTCCGGGTATTGATGTTTCGGGGTTGATTGGTTTGAGTTCTCGGTTGGAAGGGGAGGTTCTCCGTGACTTCAACCATGATTATGGCAATTTGCTCTCCATCCTCAATACATCTTTCGATCCAATGGCTTTGATCACCTtatttcagttctatgatccgcaCTTGAGATGTTTTACATTTCAAGACTATCAACTGGTGCCAACACTCGAGGAGTTTTCTTACATACTCAACATACGGATCACTGATGATGTACCTTTTGTTCGGGTTCCCGAAGTCGTGAGATTTGCAAAAGTAGCTGAAGCTCTTCACATGGGTATAAAAGAGGTGGAAAGAAATTGGAAGTCATCGGGCGGTGTTTCTGGTTTCTATCTTTGCTTTTTGATTAGTAAGGCTGAGGATGCGGCTAAGAAGGAGCACTGGGTTGATTTTAGTCGTTTGCTTGCTATCATGATCTATGGTATTGTCTTATTCCCATCAAGAGAAAACTTTATGAGTTTGGCGGCGATTTATGTCTTTATGAACAAAAACCCCGTTCCAACGTTGCTTGCGGATGCTCTTTTTTCGATCCATGCGAGAAGTAAGAAGGGAGGATATGTTGTTGGTTCTTGTCTTCCATTGTTGTATCGGTGGTTCATGTTGCATTTGCCGGTGAGAGGACCTTttgtgctcaagaagagttcCCTTAAGTGGTCAGATAGGATTGTTAACCTTACATCTTATGATATCAGGTGGAACTATTGTGTGGGGAAGGTTTGGAGCATCATCACTAGTTGTGGTCAATATCCCAACGTTCCTCTCATGGGAACTAGAGGTTGTATTAGTTACAATCCCACGCTCGCCTATCGTCAATTGGGATATGCAATGGAAAGGGCTcagaatgatgtagaagcgtttgAATCAGTGTACTTTGCTGATGGTAAAGATCCTCTGGAGCTAGAAAAGATAGCATATGCTTGGACTAAAGTTCACAAGAGAGATCAAAATACTTTGAGCAAGAAAGTTCCTATTGCCATGGGTCCTTACCGAAAGTGGGTTGAAGCAAGAGTGGAAAATCTATTGTTGCCATTTGCGAGGTCATGTCCATTGTATGAGCAACCTCCCACGGTTTTATCGGATACAGTTGCGGCTGAACTCTATATTCAAACCGAAGCGAACAACATCAAGCTGAAATCAAAGGACCGAGAGGTTGGCTTGGAGAGGTATTTTCAAGATTGCGAAAAGGCGGAGTTGGCTCGTAAGCTCAAACATGCGCAAGGTGAAGGTTCAAGCATGACACATGCTCAAAGGCGATCTCATGACTTGATGGAAGAAAGCTTATACCGAAAACAACAGGAATGTGCGAAGTTGCGAAGGTCCGAAAACAATAGCAAGAGAAGGATGCAGGATTCAGAAAAACAATTGATGGAAGAAAAAGCCAAGTCCGCTCTACTTGAAGAAGAGCTCGCAAGCCTCCGATCCCAACGGAGAGGAAATGGAGGAGCTCATCCGATTACCAGGCGATCCTAG